In a single window of the Tissierellales bacterium genome:
- a CDS encoding PTS system mannose/fructose/sorbose family transporter subunit IID, whose protein sequence is MESSYNYQDPSTDNVITKKDLNKMTWRSLLLQASFNYERMQAGGWLYGLIPGLKKIHKNEEDLSNSMGMHMEFFNTHPFLVTFIMGIVIAMEERKEEPDTIQAVKVAAMGPLGGIGDAIAWLTLLPITAGIGASMAIKGSIAGPFIFLILFNVIHFVLRFGLMNYGYSTGVSAVEKLGEQTKSFSRAASIVGLTVVGALVASYIALETPLVITAGGADIELQAGVLDQIMPKLLPALYTLWMYKLLKKDRSPIVLILLTVAVGIIGRLLTIL, encoded by the coding sequence ATGGAATCTAGTTATAATTATCAAGATCCAAGTACAGATAATGTTATTACTAAAAAGGATCTAAATAAAATGACTTGGAGATCCTTATTATTACAAGCATCTTTTAACTATGAAAGGATGCAAGCAGGTGGTTGGCTCTATGGTTTAATACCAGGACTTAAAAAAATCCATAAAAATGAAGAGGATTTATCAAATTCTATGGGAATGCATATGGAATTTTTTAATACCCATCCTTTTCTAGTGACATTTATAATGGGGATAGTTATTGCCATGGAAGAAAGGAAAGAAGAACCAGATACTATTCAGGCTGTAAAGGTAGCAGCTATGGGGCCTCTTGGTGGTATTGGAGATGCAATAGCTTGGTTAACTCTTTTACCAATTACAGCCGGTATAGGTGCATCAATGGCCATTAAAGGAAGTATTGCAGGACCTTTTATCTTTCTAATATTATTTAATGTAATTCACTTTGTTCTTAGATTTGGACTTATGAACTATGGCTATAGTACAGGTGTAAGTGCAGTTGAGAAATTAGGTGAACAAACAAAATCATTTTCAAGAGCTGCATCTATAGTAGGTTTAACAGTAGTAGGTGCTTTAGTAGCTTCTTATATAGCATTAGAAACGCCTCTTGTTATTACAGCAGGGGGAGCAGATATAGAATTGCAAGCAGGAGTACTAGATCAAATAATGCCAAAACTGTTACCAGCATTATATACATTATGGATGTATAAATTATTAAAGAAAGATCGTTCGCCAATTGTTTTAATATTGCTTACTGTTGCAGTAGGTATAATTGGAAGACTTCTTACAATACTATAA
- the agaW gene encoding PTS N-acetylgalactosamine transporter subunit IIC: MLGKSLLIALWGGIAGIDLFNGLFHIHRPVFTGMVVGAILGDVKTGLITGATLELIWMGAVPLAGAQPPNVVIGGIVGSAFAILADVDPKVAVGIAVPFAVAIQGIITLVFTAFSPLMHKADEYAENADTKGIEKINYLGLFILFIFNAVITFLPIYFGADAAEAVVAKMPKWLIGGLEVAGGIMPAIGFAMLLKIMYKKEYVAFLIIGFVLVAYFELPILGVALLGLSIASYDYYANKLKEKGSSRKGARSDGI, encoded by the coding sequence ATGTTAGGAAAATCTTTATTAATAGCCCTGTGGGGAGGAATCGCTGGGATAGATTTATTTAATGGTTTATTTCATATCCATAGACCAGTTTTCACAGGAATGGTGGTAGGAGCTATTTTAGGAGATGTTAAAACAGGGCTCATTACTGGCGCTACTCTCGAATTAATTTGGATGGGAGCAGTACCATTGGCAGGTGCACAACCACCTAATGTAGTTATTGGCGGTATTGTTGGTTCCGCTTTTGCCATATTAGCAGATGTGGATCCAAAGGTAGCAGTAGGTATAGCAGTACCTTTTGCAGTGGCAATACAGGGGATAATAACTTTGGTATTTACAGCTTTTTCCCCATTAATGCATAAAGCTGATGAATATGCTGAAAATGCAGACACCAAAGGTATTGAAAAGATAAATTATTTAGGTTTGTTTATTTTGTTTATCTTTAACGCTGTAATTACTTTTTTACCAATATACTTTGGAGCAGATGCTGCAGAAGCCGTTGTTGCCAAGATGCCAAAATGGCTAATAGGAGGATTAGAAGTAGCAGGTGGAATTATGCCAGCAATAGGTTTTGCTATGTTATTAAAAATTATGTACAAGAAAGAGTATGTGGCATTTTTAATTATCGGTTTTGTGCTTGTAGCATATTTTGAATTGCCAATATTAGGAGTAGCATTATTAGGATTATCTATAGCATCATATGATTATTATGCTAATAAGTTGAAGGAAAAAGGTTCTTCTAGAAAGGGGGCGCGCTCTGATGGAATCTAG
- the agaF gene encoding PTS galactosamine/N-acetylgalactosamine transporter subunit IIA, whose protein sequence is MIGILVVGHGEFAKGLISSVDIIVGQQNYLEGAEFKLGDSTEDLEGNIQRKIKNMKECDGILFLTDVVGGTPFKTCVLLSQEIKNSKVLSGINLPLLLEAIMKRDTENIDELKENLIEIGRQGIKSFEL, encoded by the coding sequence ATGATAGGGATATTAGTAGTAGGACATGGTGAATTTGCTAAAGGACTTATTAGTTCGGTAGATATAATAGTGGGTCAGCAGAATTATTTAGAAGGTGCAGAATTTAAATTGGGAGATTCAACAGAAGATTTAGAAGGTAATATTCAAAGGAAAATAAAAAATATGAAAGAATGTGATGGGATCTTATTCTTGACAGATGTTGTGGGAGGAACTCCTTTTAAGACTTGCGTATTATTATCCCAAGAAATCAAAAATAGCAAAGTTTTATCAGGAATCAACCTGCCACTATTACTAGAAGCAATTATGAAGAGAGATACAGAAAATATTGATGAACTTAAGGAAAATTTAATAGAAATAGGAAGGCAAGGAATTAAGTCATTTGAATTATAA
- the agaV gene encoding PTS N-acetylgalactosamine transporter subunit IIB yields the protein MANILLTRIDNRLIHGQVAVTWVNHIEANLILVADDKVAENSIQQSLMDMAVPDVIETRYFTVQETIDNIGYAADDQLIFLVVRTPQTLLRLVGGGVPIEKVNVGNMHYSEGKEQITSTVSVDENDIETFKKLAELGVEMDVRRVPDERGKDIISLI from the coding sequence ATGGCAAATATATTATTGACTAGAATTGATAATAGGTTAATTCATGGACAAGTTGCAGTAACATGGGTTAATCACATAGAAGCTAATTTAATACTAGTTGCAGATGATAAGGTTGCTGAGAATAGTATTCAACAAAGTTTGATGGATATGGCAGTTCCTGATGTAATTGAAACAAGATATTTTACTGTACAAGAGACAATAGATAATATAGGCTACGCAGCAGATGATCAACTAATATTTTTAGTGGTGAGGACTCCACAAACACTTTTAAGATTAGTTGGAGGTGGTGTTCCCATAGAAAAAGTGAATGTAGGTAATATGCATTATAGTGAAGGCAAAGAACAAATTACAAGTACTGTTTCTGTTGATGAAAACGATATTGAAACCTTTAAGAAACTAGCTGAGTTAGGTGTAGAAATGGATGTTAGAAGAGTGCCAGATGAAAGAGGAAAGGATATTATAAGTCTTATTTAG
- a CDS encoding SIS domain-containing protein, whose amino-acid sequence MFNLTESKWKEKNGLKTAQEICQQPELWLETIKIIEENKKEIEEFLKRLNGKENTRIIFTGAGTSAYVGEIAVPYLKSRYNYSFEAIATTDIVSSPKANLKKDVPTIIVSFARSGNSPESVATYELAEKLVDEVSHIFVTCNPEGELAKISRGNENTLLLLMPEKSNDKGFAMTSSFTNMLLGSLLTFDINNLEEIKDIITEIAKLGTNVINDNYKNIEELVNLGYDRVVYLGSGSLNGLARESALKLLELTRGKVVSNYESILGFRHGPKSIVNDKTLVFAYISEDEYTRRYDLDLVKEVYGDFGDHKLVTISQTYDEELEKHSDYHWYLSNEKKELGNEVYSVIAYVLYAQIFVLMMYVKLGIEPDNPSPSGTVNRVVKGVTIYDYE is encoded by the coding sequence ATGTTTAATTTAACTGAAAGTAAGTGGAAAGAGAAAAATGGACTAAAGACTGCACAAGAAATTTGCCAACAACCAGAACTATGGTTGGAAACAATTAAAATAATTGAAGAAAATAAAAAGGAAATAGAAGAATTCCTTAAGAGACTAAATGGAAAGGAAAATACAAGAATTATATTTACAGGGGCAGGGACTTCGGCCTATGTTGGAGAAATTGCTGTTCCCTATTTAAAGAGTAGATATAATTACAGTTTTGAAGCTATTGCAACAACGGATATTGTATCTAGTCCAAAGGCTAACCTTAAAAAAGATGTGCCTACTATTATAGTATCTTTTGCTCGCTCTGGAAACAGTCCTGAAAGTGTTGCAACTTATGAACTGGCTGAAAAGTTAGTAGATGAGGTTAGTCATATATTTGTAACATGTAATCCAGAGGGAGAGCTAGCCAAAATTTCTAGAGGAAATGAAAACACATTATTATTGCTTATGCCAGAAAAATCAAATGATAAAGGATTTGCAATGACTAGTAGTTTTACTAATATGTTACTTGGTTCTTTATTAACTTTTGACATTAATAATCTAGAAGAAATAAAGGATATAATTACTGAAATTGCAAAACTAGGTACAAATGTTATTAATGATAATTATAAAAATATAGAAGAATTAGTTAATTTAGGTTATGACAGAGTTGTATATCTAGGTTCCGGTAGTTTAAATGGACTTGCAAGAGAAAGCGCTTTAAAATTGCTGGAATTAACTCGTGGAAAGGTAGTTTCTAATTATGAATCTATATTAGGTTTTAGACATGGTCCAAAGTCTATAGTAAATGATAAAACATTAGTATTTGCTTATATTTCAGAAGACGAATATACAAGGAGATATGATTTAGATCTTGTAAAAGAAGTTTATGGAGACTTTGGTGACCATAAGCTAGTTACTATATCACAAACTTATGATGAAGAACTTGAAAAACATTCAGACTATCATTGGTATTTAAGTAATGAAAAGAAAGAATTAGGTAACGAAGTTTACTCAGTTATAGCCTATGTATTATACGCTCAAATATTTGTATTAATGATGTATGTAAAGCTTGGCATAGAGCCTGATAATCCAAGTCCAAGTGGTACTGTAAATAGGGTTGTAAAAGGTGTTACTATTTATGATTATGAATAA